A genome region from Aphelocoma coerulescens isolate FSJ_1873_10779 chromosome Z unlocalized genomic scaffold, UR_Acoe_1.0 ChrZ, whole genome shotgun sequence includes the following:
- the SEC11C gene encoding signal peptidase complex catalytic subunit SEC11C isoform X1, producing MDLFGDLRRMNKRQLYYQVLNFAMIVSSALMIWKGLIVVTGSESPIVVVLSGSMEPAFHRGDLLFLTNFHDDPIRAGEIVVFKVEGRDIPIVHRVIKVHENLSPLPSRGNGNIKFLTKGDNNEVDDRGLYKEGQNWLEKKDVVGRARGFLPYVGMVTIIMNDYPKFKYALLAVMGAYVLLKRES from the exons ATGGATCTGTTCGGGGACCTGCGGCGCATGAACAAGCGGCAG CTGTATTACCAAGTCTTAAATTTTGCTATGATTGTGTCTTCTGCCCTAATGATCTGGAAAGGGCTGATCGTGGTCACTGGCAGTGAGAGTCCCATTGTCGTGGTACTCAG TGGCAGCATGGAACCAGCTTTTCACAGGGGAGACCTGCTGTTCCTAACAAATTTCCATGATGACCCAATCCGAGCTGGTGAAATAGTTGTTTTTAAAGTTGAAGGCAGAGACATTCCAATAGTTCACAGAGTTATCAAAGTACATGAAAA TTTATCACCTCTGCCTTCTAGAGGAAATGGGAACATCAAATTTCTGACTAAAGGGGATAATAATGAAGTTGATGATAGAGGCTTGTACAAAGAAGGTCAGAATTGGTTAGAGAAGAAAGATGTTGTTGGAAGAGCAAGAGG GTTTTTGCCCTATGTAGGAATGGTAACTATAATAATGAATGACTACCCAAAATTTAAG TATGCTCTCCTGGCAGTGATGGGAGCATATGTACTGCTCAAACGGGAATCCTAA
- the SEC11C gene encoding signal peptidase complex catalytic subunit SEC11C isoform X2, producing MDLFGDLRRMNKRQLYYQVLNFAMIVSSALMIWKGLIVVTGSESPIVVVLSGSMEPAFHRGDLLFLTNFHDDPIRAGEIVVFKVEGRDIPIVHRVIKVHEKGNGNIKFLTKGDNNEVDDRGLYKEGQNWLEKKDVVGRARGFLPYVGMVTIIMNDYPKFKYALLAVMGAYVLLKRES from the exons ATGGATCTGTTCGGGGACCTGCGGCGCATGAACAAGCGGCAG CTGTATTACCAAGTCTTAAATTTTGCTATGATTGTGTCTTCTGCCCTAATGATCTGGAAAGGGCTGATCGTGGTCACTGGCAGTGAGAGTCCCATTGTCGTGGTACTCAG TGGCAGCATGGAACCAGCTTTTCACAGGGGAGACCTGCTGTTCCTAACAAATTTCCATGATGACCCAATCCGAGCTGGTGAAATAGTTGTTTTTAAAGTTGAAGGCAGAGACATTCCAATAGTTCACAGAGTTATCAAAGTACATGAAAA AGGAAATGGGAACATCAAATTTCTGACTAAAGGGGATAATAATGAAGTTGATGATAGAGGCTTGTACAAAGAAGGTCAGAATTGGTTAGAGAAGAAAGATGTTGTTGGAAGAGCAAGAGG GTTTTTGCCCTATGTAGGAATGGTAACTATAATAATGAATGACTACCCAAAATTTAAG TATGCTCTCCTGGCAGTGATGGGAGCATATGTACTGCTCAAACGGGAATCCTAA